One Methanococcus aeolicus Nankai-3 DNA segment encodes these proteins:
- a CDS encoding DUF7839 domain-containing protein has translation MKKRNITEFQILSEIVRKQPHIKQKEIADVLGITVQGVSEHIRNLLKKGLITSRGRGEYVLTADGMKALKVWISDFKSYLNHVNQDIYRYKDVWPAIANEDLKEGDEVYLYMNKGHLYASKEVKSKSTAKVSEGGYAGEDIAIENINGIIEIKKGKVIILKIPPKVKGGSKNVDYEVIQNILDANRDSVVATMGTISHVVSKKLNIKPEIRFAVLEGIVGACDRGCDVVCLITGKMTEKVVKTLDKHKISYSVIDCAKDVDN, from the coding sequence GTGAAAAAAAGAAATATTACGGAATTTCAAATATTGTCCGAAATTGTAAGAAAACAACCACACATAAAACAGAAAGAAATTGCAGATGTATTGGGCATAACGGTTCAAGGTGTATCAGAGCATATTAGAAATTTGCTAAAAAAAGGATTAATAACATCGAGAGGGCGTGGAGAGTATGTTCTCACAGCGGACGGAATGAAGGCATTAAAAGTATGGATTTCAGATTTTAAAAGTTATTTAAACCATGTAAATCAAGATATATATAGGTATAAAGATGTCTGGCCCGCAATTGCTAACGAGGATTTAAAAGAAGGGGATGAAGTTTATCTATATATGAATAAAGGGCATTTATATGCATCAAAAGAAGTTAAGTCGAAATCCACCGCAAAAGTTAGTGAAGGGGGATATGCGGGAGAAGATATAGCAATAGAAAATATAAATGGAATAATTGAAATAAAAAAAGGAAAAGTTATAATATTAAAGATACCTCCAAAAGTTAAAGGAGGTTCTAAAAATGTAGATTATGAAGTTATACAAAACATATTAGATGCCAATAGGGACTCAGTTGTTGCTACTATGGGGACTATCTCCCATGTTGTATCTAAAAAATTAAATATTAAGCCAGAAATAAGATTTGCAGTATTGGAGGGGATAGTGGGGGCATGCGATAGAGGTTGTGATGTAGTATGTCTAATTACAGGTAAAATGACTGAAAAAGTGGTAAAAACATTGGATAAACATAAAATAAGTTATTCTGTAATTGACTGCGCAAAAGATGTCGATAATTAA
- a CDS encoding DHH family phosphoesterase, with protein MINKCEICNGTGKKIVKYEECPECEGTGFLEEFDTKSQFKRASKNSKYDFDDAELPCPTCNGSGQIPIYDSCEYCGGSGKVVTCGKCNKIIGKYPQDKDKSLCEKCEKMENKAKAQKIVYELDGLCNMYDLEEGAYYKGKVVRSEKYGLFIQLNNQTRGLLRGREMIGKRMSDFKIGDSIIVQVSELKPSKREVDFRYLPISDYTIEKLERKIPLTTIKEINENGVLEMRDETVHIKGELLYITQTPGPTIFTITDGTDIAWIAAFEIAGLRTHPELVEGDIVDVVGTVSIRDGKLQIERIKMEKLEGEELEEVKARIEAELDKKAEPYSDIEFLVKSPILEKLRPKMAEVAKQIRRALLDGKPIILRHHADTDGYCAGLALEKAIIPILNEFSIDSGAQWHYFRRSPSKAPFYELEDITKDLSFAIEDKIRFGQKLPLVILTDNGSTHEDIPALAQAEAYGIDVVVIDHHYPGDVIGGKVEVDEYASAHVNPYLVGGDSNLTAGALATEVARMINKDITDDIKHLPGIAMVGDHAKGEEVEEYIKIATEDLTEHSAKYGNNKEYTKEELDIIGLCMDFEAFYLRFMNGRGIVEDILAINKTEINRHEKLIDILHTRAISMTNRQMKAVLPAIKTRTLKNGIILNMLDVEKHAHKFTFPAPGKTCGFAHDIIVKQHPEDTPIITLSYGPDFGVVRATDAVSDKFSFNLNLIVQQLIEGIPEASLDGGGHECAGSLKFVEGLREKVLNKFVEIVENMTE; from the coding sequence ATGATAAATAAATGTGAGATATGCAACGGGACGGGTAAAAAAATAGTTAAATACGAAGAATGCCCAGAATGTGAAGGGACAGGATTTTTAGAAGAATTTGATACCAAATCTCAATTTAAAAGGGCATCTAAAAACTCAAAATACGATTTTGACGATGCCGAATTACCATGCCCTACATGCAACGGTTCGGGGCAAATCCCAATTTATGATTCCTGCGAATATTGCGGGGGTAGCGGGAAAGTTGTAACATGTGGTAAATGCAATAAAATAATTGGAAAATATCCACAAGATAAAGATAAATCATTATGCGAAAAATGTGAAAAAATGGAAAACAAAGCAAAAGCTCAAAAAATAGTATATGAATTAGATGGATTATGTAATATGTATGATTTAGAGGAGGGGGCATATTATAAAGGAAAAGTGGTTAGAAGCGAAAAATATGGACTATTTATACAATTGAACAATCAAACAAGGGGATTATTAAGAGGTCGGGAAATGATTGGAAAAAGAATGTCCGACTTTAAAATAGGAGATAGCATAATTGTGCAAGTATCCGAATTAAAACCAAGTAAAAGAGAGGTTGATTTTAGGTATTTACCGATATCAGATTATACCATAGAAAAACTTGAAAGAAAAATTCCTCTAACTACAATTAAAGAAATAAACGAGAATGGAGTTTTGGAAATGAGGGACGAAACTGTCCATATTAAAGGGGAGCTCCTTTACATTACCCAAACACCGGGACCTACAATATTTACTATTACTGATGGAACAGATATCGCATGGATTGCAGCATTTGAAATAGCTGGACTAAGAACCCACCCCGAATTAGTTGAAGGGGATATCGTAGATGTTGTAGGGACTGTTTCAATTAGGGATGGAAAACTTCAAATTGAAAGAATTAAGATGGAGAAATTAGAAGGGGAAGAACTAGAAGAAGTAAAGGCAAGAATAGAAGCAGAATTGGACAAAAAAGCAGAACCATACAGCGACATAGAATTCCTTGTAAAAAGCCCAATTCTTGAAAAATTAAGACCAAAAATGGCAGAAGTAGCAAAACAAATAAGAAGGGCATTATTGGACGGAAAACCAATAATTTTAAGACATCATGCCGATACAGACGGATATTGTGCAGGTTTGGCATTGGAAAAAGCAATAATACCAATATTAAATGAATTTTCAATTGATAGTGGAGCCCAATGGCACTATTTCAGAAGAAGCCCTTCAAAAGCACCATTTTATGAGTTGGAAGATATTACAAAAGATTTATCCTTTGCAATAGAGGACAAAATAAGATTTGGTCAAAAATTGCCCCTTGTAATATTGACAGATAATGGTAGTACCCACGAAGACATACCAGCATTAGCTCAGGCAGAAGCTTATGGTATTGATGTTGTTGTAATAGACCATCATTATCCAGGAGATGTAATAGGTGGTAAAGTAGAGGTAGATGAATATGCAAGTGCCCATGTAAATCCATATCTCGTAGGAGGGGATAGTAATTTAACAGCCGGAGCCCTAGCAACAGAAGTAGCAAGAATGATAAATAAAGACATCACCGACGATATAAAGCATCTCCCGGGTATAGCTATGGTTGGGGACCATGCAAAAGGAGAGGAAGTAGAAGAATACATAAAAATAGCAACAGAAGATTTGACGGAACATAGTGCAAAATATGGAAACAATAAAGAATACACAAAAGAAGAATTAGATATAATTGGTTTGTGTATGGACTTTGAAGCTTTCTATTTAAGATTTATGAATGGAAGGGGAATCGTTGAAGATATTTTGGCAATAAATAAAACAGAAATAAACAGACATGAAAAATTAATAGACATATTACATACCAGAGCAATAAGTATGACCAATAGGCAAATGAAAGCTGTTTTACCTGCAATAAAAACCAGAACTCTAAAAAATGGAATAATATTGAACATGCTTGATGTTGAGAAACATGCCCATAAATTTACATTCCCTGCACCCGGAAAAACTTGCGGTTTTGCCCATGATATCATAGTTAAACAACATCCAGAAGATACTCCAATAATCACTTTATCATATGGTCCTGATTTTGGAGTTGTTAGAGCAACTGATGCAGTTAGTGATAAATTCTCCTTCAATTTGAATTTGATTGTTCAGCAACTTATAGAAGGAATTCCAGAAGCTTCCCTTGATGGAGGGGGGCATGAATGTGCTGGAAGTCTGAAATTTGTTGAAGGATTGAGGGAGAAAGTATTAAATAAATTTGTTGAAATCGTTGAAAATATGACGGAATAA
- the cobK gene encoding precorrin-6A reductase gives MNILLMGGTSDANKIAKKLKELEKKDLKINIITTTTTNYGSELAKKYSDKAISRQSTQETLKEIIINNDILLLIDATHPFATNISKKAINLSKELNLKYIRYERPQKIFKNAIYVNDFNEASHKAIEIMGDKNKNIMYLAGIKNLKTVSDIIGKDRLIARVLPVSVNEALSILPSKNIIGMQGIFSKELNKNIINDYNCGIIITKDSGDEGGLTEKIEGALEANAIPIIIQRPKINYPLKFNNINDLIEYFNNI, from the coding sequence ATGAATATTTTATTGATGGGGGGGACAAGCGACGCAAATAAAATAGCAAAAAAATTAAAGGAATTAGAAAAAAAAGATTTAAAAATAAATATAATTACTACGACAACTACAAATTATGGTAGTGAATTGGCAAAAAAATATTCAGATAAAGCAATTTCAAGGCAATCTACACAAGAAACACTAAAAGAAATAATTATAAATAATGACATATTACTATTAATCGATGCCACCCATCCATTTGCTACAAATATTAGTAAAAAGGCAATTAATTTGTCAAAAGAATTAAATTTAAAATATATCCGATATGAAAGACCTCAAAAGATATTTAAAAATGCTATTTATGTAAATGATTTTAATGAAGCATCCCATAAAGCCATAGAAATAATGGGCGATAAAAATAAAAATATAATGTATTTAGCAGGAATAAAAAACCTAAAAACAGTATCTGACATAATCGGAAAAGATAGGCTAATAGCGAGAGTGCTCCCTGTGTCAGTAAATGAAGCATTAAGCATATTGCCCTCAAAAAATATAATAGGTATGCAGGGAATATTTTCAAAAGAATTAAATAAAAACATAATAAATGACTACAATTGCGGAATAATTATAACAAAAGATAGTGGAGATGAAGGGGGACTTACTGAAAAAATAGAAGGAGCTCTTGAAGCAAATGCTATCCCCATAATTATACAACGACCAAAAATAAATTATCCACTGAAATTTAACAATATTAATGATTTAATTGAATATTTTAACAATATTTAA
- the fhcD gene encoding formylmethanofuran--tetrahydromethanopterin N-formyltransferase codes for MEINGVFIEDTFAEAFPIWVSRVLITAATEKLAKIAATEATGFGCSVIMCPAEAGIEKYVPATETPDGRPGYIIEICHPKKSALEHQLLERLGQCVLTAPTTAVFDAMGEDATEHLKVGFKLKFFGDGYETKEKLNDKVMYSVPIMGGDFKIESKLGIKKGVAGGNFFIMADSNSSALVAAEAAIDAINGVEKTITPFPGGIVASGSKVGYTNPKYSFMAATTNQKMCPTLKDSVEDSEIPADVNGVYEIVIDGVDEEAVKEATKVGILAATKIEGVKKITAGNYGGKLGPHQIKLCELFE; via the coding sequence ATGGAAATAAACGGAGTATTTATTGAAGATACATTTGCAGAAGCATTTCCTATATGGGTTTCAAGAGTATTGATAACAGCAGCAACAGAAAAATTAGCTAAAATAGCGGCAACAGAAGCAACAGGATTTGGATGTTCAGTTATTATGTGTCCAGCAGAAGCAGGAATTGAAAAATATGTTCCAGCAACAGAAACACCAGACGGAAGACCAGGATATATTATTGAAATTTGCCACCCTAAAAAATCAGCATTAGAACACCAATTATTAGAAAGATTAGGACAATGTGTATTGACAGCACCTACAACAGCAGTATTTGATGCTATGGGAGAAGATGCAACAGAACATTTGAAAGTAGGATTTAAGTTAAAATTCTTTGGAGATGGGTACGAAACAAAAGAAAAATTAAATGATAAAGTGATGTACTCTGTTCCAATTATGGGAGGAGATTTTAAAATTGAAAGTAAATTAGGAATTAAAAAAGGAGTAGCAGGAGGAAACTTCTTTATTATGGCAGACAGCAACTCCTCAGCATTAGTAGCAGCAGAAGCGGCAATTGATGCTATAAACGGAGTAGAAAAAACAATAACCCCATTCCCTGGTGGAATTGTAGCATCAGGAAGTAAAGTAGGATATACAAATCCAAAATACAGCTTTATGGCAGCTACAACAAACCAAAAAATGTGCCCAACATTAAAAGACAGTGTTGAAGATTCAGAAATTCCAGCCGATGTAAATGGAGTTTATGAAATTGTTATTGATGGTGTAGATGAGGAAGCAGTTAAAGAAGCTACAAAAGTAGGAATTTTGGCAGCTACAAAAATTGAAGGAGTTAAAAAAATCACAGCAGGAAACTATGGCGGTAAATTAGGACCTCACCAAATAAAATTATGTGAATTATTTGAATAA
- the surE gene encoding 5'/3'-nucleotidase SurE — protein sequence MIDILLVNDDGIYSNGLVELKQKILNEMGDENINITIVAPTNQQSGVGRAISLFEPLRITKTKLSDGSLSYAVSGTPTDCVILGIYEILKKVPDIVISGINIGENLGTEITTSGTLGAAFEGAHHGAKSIACSLQITEDHLKFKEGESSANFEIPAKITAKIVKEYLYNGFDCDVINLNFPENVQEDTPINITKLAKKMYSAHVEERTDPRNRSYYWIGGAPVIDRDEETDVYTIRIKGNISLTPLTLDTTVKNLEEFKIKYKKIPNII from the coding sequence ATTATAGATATTCTTCTTGTAAATGATGATGGAATTTATTCAAATGGACTAGTAGAATTAAAACAGAAGATATTAAATGAAATGGGCGATGAAAATATAAATATTACCATAGTTGCCCCTACAAATCAGCAAAGCGGAGTTGGTAGGGCGATTAGTTTATTTGAGCCCCTTAGAATTACCAAAACTAAACTATCCGATGGAAGTTTGAGTTATGCCGTATCTGGAACCCCTACGGACTGCGTGATATTAGGAATCTATGAAATTTTAAAAAAGGTTCCCGATATAGTAATATCTGGCATAAATATCGGGGAAAATTTGGGGACTGAAATAACAACCTCGGGAACATTGGGGGCCGCATTTGAAGGGGCCCACCATGGGGCAAAATCAATTGCCTGTTCACTGCAAATTACAGAAGACCATTTAAAATTTAAAGAAGGAGAATCTTCTGCAAATTTTGAAATTCCTGCAAAAATCACAGCAAAAATTGTTAAAGAATATTTATACAATGGATTTGACTGTGATGTAATTAACTTAAATTTTCCTGAAAATGTACAGGAGGATACCCCAATTAATATTACTAAATTGGCGAAAAAAATGTATTCTGCCCATGTGGAGGAAAGAACCGACCCAAGAAATAGAAGTTACTATTGGATTGGGGGAGCTCCCGTAATAGACCGAGATGAAGAAACCGATGTATATACAATTAGAATAAAGGGAAATATTTCATTGACTCCATTAACTCTGGATACAACGGTAAAAAATTTAGAGGAATTTAAAATAAAATACAAAAAAATACCAAATATTATATAG
- a CDS encoding TIGR00288 family NYN domain-containing protein — MWEKLSNLKKFYIKQDNKKRNNRMALLIDGPNMLRKEFNIDLDKIREVLDEFGSVVVGRVYLNQYASDKLIEAIANQGYEPKVSAGDVDVEMAVDGTELIFNDTIDTIIYMTRDADFLPAIRKAKEHGKNIIIIGAEPGFSTAIQNIADYVIKIEDDFEFDKQKLEDEKRRKEEEFEAKKDKSRKSKINWFKK; from the coding sequence ATGTGGGAAAAATTATCTAATTTAAAAAAATTTTATATAAAACAAGACAATAAAAAAAGAAACAATAGAATGGCACTTTTAATAGATGGACCCAATATGCTTAGAAAAGAATTTAACATAGATTTGGATAAAATAAGAGAGGTGTTGGATGAGTTTGGTAGTGTTGTAGTCGGGAGAGTTTATTTAAACCAGTATGCTTCCGATAAATTAATTGAGGCTATTGCCAATCAAGGATATGAACCAAAGGTTTCAGCAGGTGATGTCGATGTTGAGATGGCCGTAGATGGAACAGAATTAATATTCAATGATACAATAGACACAATTATATATATGACACGAGATGCGGATTTTTTACCTGCAATAAGAAAGGCAAAAGAACATGGTAAAAATATAATAATCATAGGGGCAGAACCAGGATTTAGCACAGCAATTCAAAATATAGCAGATTATGTAATAAAAATAGAGGATGATTTTGAATTTGATAAGCAAAAACTTGAGGATGAAAAAAGAAGAAAGGAAGAAGAATTTGAAGCAAAAAAAGATAAATCCAGAAAATCAAAAATAAATTGGTTTAAAAAATAA
- a CDS encoding DUF128 domain-containing protein, with the protein MDKLDDKLIEILTIISEHSEPVGAKIIAQELQKRGYEIGERAVRYHLQLLDERNLTEKFGYAGRSITNKGLEELERANISYRIGSVFSQIMDKLYLSNFPTKVIINKTTIEGDYAEIKNLALKVMEHGYSIGDYMNISKECNANIKNDNDDLITVETLCSITFDNFLLKNGILSNPKYGGIIKFEDYEPAYFDGTIDFKKTSIDPLDAFISRGKTDILGIIENGEGYIPANFRVIPKSTKDKFKNLLNRDLLNGVLSYGEENVLGIDLNENEIGVALVGGLCPICPAVELGHVVNIGAATSLTDLSLMEKKTKKYLNPVVKKGNIKISSVLSKMNSMMHNVNYDIEMERGAVLVNTGYIDKSYKQDVIEILKECTNKKQIISDKIGIIDKDNKIQINTLCSTTIDGIFLKYGIPVIPYYGGILELNKNRFIDTISYDGTSLDPHEVFFNKVDGKNTILSGIRKAPMSARENLINIMEKLNWTGIIEIGKPNNPIYGIKVEKGMFGFATIGGINPFVVIKNSGIPIEINALHDVMEYSDLTFIDEL; encoded by the coding sequence TTGGACAAATTAGATGATAAGTTAATAGAAATTCTAACAATTATTTCAGAGCATAGCGAACCAGTTGGGGCAAAAATAATTGCCCAGGAGCTCCAAAAAAGAGGTTATGAAATTGGAGAGCGGGCGGTGCGATACCACCTTCAATTATTGGATGAAAGGAATCTAACGGAAAAATTTGGTTATGCTGGAAGAAGTATAACTAATAAAGGATTAGAGGAGTTGGAAAGAGCCAATATTTCATATAGAATTGGTTCAGTATTTTCACAAATTATGGATAAATTATATTTATCAAATTTTCCAACAAAAGTAATTATAAATAAAACCACAATTGAAGGAGATTATGCAGAAATTAAAAATTTAGCGTTAAAAGTAATGGAACATGGATATTCAATAGGAGATTATATGAATATATCAAAGGAATGTAATGCAAATATTAAAAATGATAATGATGATTTAATTACTGTGGAAACGCTATGTTCTATAACCTTTGACAATTTTTTATTAAAAAATGGAATTCTTTCAAACCCGAAATATGGAGGAATTATTAAATTTGAAGATTATGAACCTGCATATTTTGATGGAACGATTGACTTTAAAAAAACATCTATTGACCCATTAGATGCATTTATATCAAGAGGTAAAACTGATATATTGGGGATTATCGAAAATGGAGAAGGATATATTCCTGCCAATTTTAGGGTAATTCCAAAATCTACAAAAGATAAATTTAAAAATCTATTAAATAGAGATTTATTAAATGGTGTTTTAAGTTATGGAGAGGAAAATGTTTTGGGTATTGATTTAAATGAAAATGAAATTGGAGTGGCTCTCGTAGGTGGATTATGTCCGATATGTCCTGCTGTTGAACTTGGGCATGTTGTAAATATTGGTGCTGCAACATCATTAACCGATCTATCGTTGATGGAAAAGAAAACTAAAAAATATTTAAATCCAGTTGTTAAAAAAGGAAATATAAAAATATCCTCCGTATTATCTAAAATGAATTCTATGATGCATAATGTAAATTATGATATTGAAATGGAACGGGGTGCTGTTTTGGTAAATACTGGATATATAGATAAATCTTATAAACAAGATGTTATTGAAATATTGAAAGAATGCACGAATAAAAAACAAATAATATCAGATAAAATCGGCATCATAGACAAGGATAACAAAATACAAATAAATACATTATGTTCCACTACAATAGATGGGATATTTTTAAAATATGGAATTCCAGTTATACCTTATTATGGAGGAATATTGGAATTAAATAAAAATAGATTTATTGATACGATATCATATGATGGAACTTCATTAGATCCCCACGAAGTATTTTTTAACAAAGTAGATGGAAAAAATACAATATTATCGGGCATTAGAAAGGCACCAATGAGTGCAAGAGAAAATTTAATAAATATTATGGAAAAACTAAATTGGACTGGTATTATAGAGATAGGAAAGCCAAATAATCCCATATATGGCATAAAGGTTGAAAAGGGAATGTTTGGATTTGCCACAATTGGAGGGATAAATCCATTTGTTGTAATAAAAAATAGTGGAATACCTATTGAAATTAATGCACTTCATGATGTCATGGAGTATTCTGACTTGACATTTATTGACGAATTATAA
- the lysS gene encoding lysine--tRNA ligase, whose protein sequence is MHWADATAKKIIKKRQKQNPKKYLISSGITPSGHIHVGNARETLTADGIYKGLLKEGVEAELIFIADNYDPLRKVYPFLPPEYEKFVGMPLSEIPCPEGCCDSYADHFLNPFINSLDDLGINLTVYKADENYKNGLYNDAIITALNDRDKIKGVLDKYRREPLPEDWYPLNIICEKCGKLSTTKVINYNSEESTVDYECQCGHKNTVKPFDGRGKLPWRVDWPARWKIFDVVAEPMGKDHGASGGSYDTGIKISQMVYRYGAPEKIIYEWIQLKVGDKALPMSSSSGVVFAVKDWVKICHPEVLRFLLLRSKPSKHIDFNLKTLPNIVDDYDELETKYFGLKEKEGNGEELNENEKDKIRLYELCTPKIPNKLPLNIPYKFCVIVSQIAYNPETETIDMNKVIDILKRNNYEQAELLKYEENKEDYNKLKTRLYCAMNWAIEYGEKLILIDSNTAKENYNELSQKQKEWIKLFRENLKNMGNNEESYNASSIHELIYDSAKEIDLEPKEAFSASYKILLGKNYGPKLGSFLSSLDKDFVIERYAL, encoded by the coding sequence TTGCACTGGGCTGATGCAACTGCAAAAAAAATTATAAAAAAAAGACAAAAACAAAATCCTAAAAAGTATCTCATATCTAGTGGTATAACTCCATCGGGACATATCCATGTAGGAAATGCAAGAGAGACCCTTACAGCAGATGGAATATATAAGGGGCTGTTAAAAGAAGGCGTAGAAGCTGAATTAATATTTATAGCCGATAACTATGACCCACTTAGGAAGGTTTATCCATTTTTACCACCAGAATATGAAAAATTCGTTGGTATGCCATTAAGTGAAATACCCTGTCCAGAAGGTTGTTGTGATAGCTATGCGGACCATTTTTTAAATCCATTTATAAATAGTTTGGACGATTTAGGAATAAATTTAACAGTTTATAAGGCTGATGAAAATTATAAAAATGGATTATACAATGATGCCATAATAACGGCACTAAATGATAGGGATAAAATTAAAGGAGTATTGGACAAATACAGAAGAGAACCACTTCCAGAAGATTGGTATCCATTAAATATTATCTGTGAAAAATGTGGTAAATTAAGTACTACAAAGGTAATTAATTACAACAGTGAGGAGAGCACCGTAGATTATGAATGCCAATGCGGACATAAAAACACAGTTAAACCATTTGATGGTAGGGGGAAACTACCATGGAGAGTAGATTGGCCTGCTAGATGGAAAATATTTGATGTAGTTGCCGAACCAATGGGGAAAGACCATGGGGCATCAGGTGGTTCTTATGATACTGGAATAAAAATATCTCAAATGGTGTATAGATATGGAGCTCCTGAAAAAATAATATATGAATGGATTCAATTAAAAGTAGGGGATAAAGCCCTTCCAATGTCTTCCTCGTCGGGCGTCGTATTTGCTGTAAAGGATTGGGTAAAAATCTGCCACCCCGAAGTTTTAAGATTTTTATTACTTAGAAGCAAACCTTCAAAGCATATTGATTTTAATTTAAAAACTCTTCCAAATATTGTAGATGATTATGATGAACTTGAAACAAAATATTTTGGGTTAAAAGAAAAAGAAGGAAATGGGGAAGAATTAAACGAAAACGAAAAAGATAAAATAAGATTATATGAACTATGCACACCAAAAATACCAAATAAACTTCCTTTAAATATACCTTATAAATTCTGTGTTATAGTATCCCAAATAGCATATAATCCAGAAACAGAAACTATCGACATGAATAAGGTAATCGATATTTTAAAAAGAAATAACTACGAACAGGCTGAATTATTAAAATACGAAGAAAATAAAGAAGACTACAATAAATTGAAAACACGATTATATTGTGCAATGAATTGGGCAATAGAATATGGTGAAAAATTAATATTAATCGACTCAAACACGGCAAAAGAAAATTACAATGAGTTAAGCCAAAAGCAAAAAGAATGGATAAAGCTATTTAGAGAAAACTTAAAAAACATGGGAAATAATGAAGAAAGCTATAATGCTTCATCAATACATGAATTAATATATGATAGTGCAAAAGAGATTGATTTAGAACCAAAAGAAGCATTTTCAGCCTCATATAAAATATTGCTTGGTAAAAACTACGGCCCTAAATTGGGTAGTTTTTTATCATCTCTTGATAAAGATTTTGTTATTGAAAGATATGCCCTATAA
- a CDS encoding class III signal peptide-containing protein, with translation MKNMISKKAQLSLEMALLMLAVVASGAVIGYFMMDDTLFEGDSLGQSRELSSQGFIGNKIINNNPQISYEDINTTTDTEDDDKDDDEDTVVLPDLLPTSIIIKYTNGTGIAHGWRELVQNNGNEHQLTDQFGHQEGNCDNNSNIYITVDIKDINMVNITDLFYVALYDNDEKVDTAVASKIGKNEWKVVFNYTITTSNGSKNQNQHQNNGQHQYQNHGDKSDPIYDHTLKALVDCGGVINESNEDNNEITANISITKSQGPHENDNEIITSYDISLGMNINPTNSEKNNALEIYDIDGHTYNLYKSGNKKGLINENNHKIYIDSGNSKSGNATKIIFRAKGSNTDFKINGITYDVPSNFKKYTIIANNIYDPIEYTISHDKNGAGGFYISLTSTNATVYITKGNDDTYIIRINDGKIDEHKE, from the coding sequence ATGAAAAATATGATCAGTAAAAAGGCACAACTTTCTCTTGAAATGGCATTGTTAATGTTGGCAGTAGTTGCCAGTGGGGCTGTTATAGGATATTTTATGATGGACGATACGCTTTTTGAGGGGGATAGTTTAGGCCAAAGTCGCGAATTGTCTTCCCAGGGGTTTATTGGTAATAAAATAATCAATAATAATCCGCAGATAAGTTATGAAGATATAAATACAACAACGGATACAGAAGATGACGATAAAGATGATGACGAAGATACAGTAGTACTTCCAGATTTATTGCCTACAAGCATAATTATTAAATATACAAATGGAACCGGAATAGCTCATGGTTGGAGAGAACTGGTTCAAAACAATGGCAATGAACATCAATTAACAGATCAATTTGGACATCAAGAAGGAAATTGCGATAATAATTCAAATATATATATAACAGTAGATATAAAAGACATAAATATGGTAAATATCACGGACCTTTTTTATGTTGCATTATATGATAATGATGAAAAGGTTGACACAGCCGTTGCATCAAAAATAGGTAAAAATGAATGGAAAGTAGTGTTTAATTATACGATAACTACATCAAACGGTAGCAAAAACCAGAACCAACATCAAAATAATGGACAACACCAGTACCAAAATCATGGAGATAAAAGTGATCCAATATACGATCATACACTTAAAGCATTGGTGGATTGTGGCGGAGTAATAAATGAATCAAATGAAGATAATAATGAGATAACCGCAAATATAAGTATAACAAAATCCCAAGGACCTCATGAAAATGACAATGAGATAATTACATCATATGATATTTCATTGGGTATGAATATCAACCCAACAAACAGTGAAAAAAATAATGCACTTGAAATCTATGATATTGATGGGCATACATATAATTTATATAAATCAGGAAATAAAAAAGGATTAATTAACGAAAATAACCATAAAATATATATTGATTCAGGTAACTCAAAATCTGGAAATGCTACAAAAATAATATTTAGAGCAAAAGGAAGTAACACCGATTTCAAAATTAACGGAATTACATATGATGTGCCAAGTAATTTCAAAAAATATACAATTATTGCAAATAACATATACGACCCTATTGAATACACAATAAGTCATGATAAGAATGGTGCAGGTGGTTTTTATATTTCCCTAACCTCCACAAATGCAACAGTATATATTACAAAAGGAAATGATGACACATATATTATTAGGATAAACGATGGCAAAATAGATGAGCATAAAGAGTAA